A window of the Rhodoferax sp. GW822-FHT02A01 genome harbors these coding sequences:
- a CDS encoding DUF350 domain-containing protein: protein MEWMKPGVLLGSIVFALMGVLIFWISFVIIDKITPYNLWEEIVEKQNQALALVVAAMSLGICIIVAAAIH from the coding sequence ATGGAATGGATGAAACCCGGGGTCCTGCTGGGCTCCATCGTATTTGCATTGATGGGTGTGCTGATCTTCTGGATCAGCTTTGTCATCATCGACAAGATCACGCCCTACAACCTGTGGGAAGAGATTGTGGAAAAGCAGAACCAGGCGCTAGCCTTGGTCGTGGCAGCCATGTCGCTGGGCATCTGCATCATCGTCGCTGCCGCCATCCATTGA
- a CDS encoding polyamine aminopropyltransferase encodes MSLHASKPGPSPVELALLTSVFVVSACGLVYELAAGALASYLLGDSVLQFSTVIGAYLFAMGVGSYLSRFLERQLSAHFLRIELLVALAGGLLPVLLFVAHAALPNSFRFVLYAMVVLVGILVGLEIPLVMRMLKKNVALKDLVSQVLTFDYLGALAVSIAFPLLLVPHLGLARTGLLFGLMNALVALWALWLFRHELRHLSAHALTCVATLAVLLAVFAWADHITTWAEDKLYQDHAVIALTTPYQRIVVTNAPGEGRLGLRLFLNGNLQFAQRDEYRYHEALVHPVMAAFAQGGAPKKVAILGGGDGMAAREILKYPGVVSVTLVELDPAMTDLFTREPMLTALNAHALSSPKLKVVNTDAFGYLENASDVFDVIVVDFPDPTNFSIGKLFTNSFYALLDKHLSASGYAVIQTTSPLVARKSFWTVVHTVESVGLTATPYHAHVPSFGEWGFVIASRRPYRLPTALPAGLRFLNLQSLPLLFDFPQDMDRVPTEINRLSNQVLVTTYEEEWGRVAH; translated from the coding sequence TTGAGCCTGCATGCTTCCAAACCGGGCCCCAGCCCGGTCGAGCTGGCGCTGCTGACCTCCGTCTTCGTCGTCTCTGCCTGCGGGCTGGTGTACGAGCTGGCGGCGGGCGCGCTGGCGTCGTATTTGCTGGGCGACTCTGTCCTGCAATTCTCCACGGTGATTGGCGCTTACCTGTTTGCCATGGGCGTGGGCTCGTATCTCTCGCGCTTTCTGGAGCGCCAGCTCAGCGCCCACTTTCTGCGTATTGAGCTGCTGGTGGCACTGGCCGGGGGCCTGCTGCCGGTGCTGCTGTTCGTGGCGCATGCGGCGCTGCCCAATTCCTTTCGCTTCGTGTTGTATGCCATGGTGGTGCTGGTGGGCATTCTGGTGGGGCTGGAGATCCCGCTGGTGATGCGCATGCTCAAGAAGAACGTGGCGCTCAAGGACCTGGTCTCCCAGGTGCTGACCTTTGACTACCTGGGCGCGCTGGCGGTGTCCATTGCGTTCCCCTTGCTGCTGGTTCCGCATCTGGGGCTGGCGCGCACCGGCCTGCTGTTCGGGCTGATGAATGCGTTGGTAGCGCTCTGGGCCCTGTGGCTGTTCCGCCATGAGTTGCGGCATCTGTCCGCGCATGCGTTGACGTGTGTGGCCACCCTGGCGGTGCTGCTTGCGGTGTTTGCCTGGGCCGACCACATCACCACCTGGGCCGAGGACAAGCTCTACCAGGACCACGCGGTGATCGCGCTGACCACGCCCTACCAGCGCATCGTGGTGACCAACGCGCCGGGTGAGGGGCGCCTGGGATTGCGTTTGTTTTTGAACGGCAATCTGCAGTTTGCCCAGCGCGACGAATACCGTTACCACGAGGCCCTGGTGCATCCGGTCATGGCAGCGTTTGCGCAAGGTGGCGCGCCCAAAAAGGTTGCCATCCTGGGCGGCGGTGACGGCATGGCCGCGCGCGAAATCCTCAAGTACCCCGGCGTGGTAAGTGTCACGCTGGTGGAGCTGGACCCGGCCATGACCGATCTCTTCACCCGTGAGCCCATGCTGACGGCGCTCAACGCGCATGCGCTTTCTTCGCCCAAGCTCAAGGTGGTCAATACCGATGCCTTTGGCTATCTGGAAAACGCCAGTGACGTGTTTGACGTAATCGTGGTGGACTTCCCCGACCCCACCAACTTCTCCATCGGCAAGCTGTTCACCAACTCCTTTTATGCGCTGCTGGACAAGCATCTGTCGGCCAGCGGCTACGCCGTGATCCAGACCACCTCGCCGCTGGTAGCACGCAAGAGTTTCTGGACGGTGGTGCACACGGTGGAGTCCGTGGGGCTGACCGCCACGCCCTACCATGCGCACGTGCCCAGCTTTGGCGAGTGGGGCTTTGTGATTGCCAGCCGCAGGCCCTACCGGCTGCCTACTGCATTGCCGGCGGGCCTGCGCTTTCTGAACCTGCAAAGCCTGCCGTTGCTGTTCGACTTTCCGCAGGACATGGACCGCGTGCCCACCGAGATCAACCGCCTGTCCAACCAGGTGCTGGTCACCACCTATGAAGAGGAGTGGGGCCGTGTCGCCCACTGA
- a CDS encoding SDR family oxidoreductase, with protein MSTTTNPIAIVTGGSRGLGRSTALHLAGQGFDVILTYQTQATQAQAVVAEIEASGRKALALPLDVADSSRFSAFAQSVREALRSRWNTEHFQVLVNNAGTGVHASLMDTTEAQFDALVNVHLKGVFFLTQKLLPLMADGGRIVNLSSGLARFALPGYAAYASMKGAIETLTRYMAKELGPRGIAVNVVAPGAIATDFGGGAVRDNAQLNAFVASQTALGRVGEADDIGAMIASLCSPANRWVNAQRIEVSGGMFV; from the coding sequence ATGAGCACCACCACCAACCCCATCGCCATCGTTACCGGCGGCAGCCGCGGTCTGGGCAGGAGCACTGCGCTGCATCTGGCCGGCCAAGGTTTTGACGTCATCCTGACCTACCAGACCCAGGCCACACAGGCACAAGCCGTGGTTGCAGAAATCGAAGCCTCCGGGCGCAAAGCCTTGGCCTTGCCGCTCGACGTGGCCGACAGCAGCCGCTTCAGCGCGTTTGCCCAGAGCGTGCGCGAAGCCCTGCGCAGCCGCTGGAACACCGAGCACTTCCAGGTCCTGGTCAACAACGCCGGCACCGGCGTGCATGCCTCGCTGATGGACACCACCGAGGCCCAGTTTGATGCGCTGGTCAACGTGCATTTGAAAGGCGTCTTCTTCCTGACGCAAAAGCTGTTGCCGCTGATGGCAGACGGCGGGCGCATTGTCAACCTGTCGTCCGGGCTGGCGCGCTTTGCCTTGCCCGGCTACGCAGCCTACGCGTCCATGAAGGGCGCCATCGAGACGCTCACCCGCTACATGGCCAAGGAGCTGGGCCCACGCGGCATTGCGGTCAACGTGGTGGCGCCGGGCGCCATTGCCACCGATTTCGGCGGCGGCGCGGTGCGCGACAACGCTCAGCTCAACGCCTTCGTGGCGTCGCAAACTGCCTTGGGCCGCGTGGGTGAGGCCGACGATATTGGCGCCATGATTGCCTCGCTGTGCAGCCCGGCCAACCGCTGGGTCAACGCCCAGCGCATTGAGGTGTCTGGCGGCATGTTCGTCTGA
- a CDS encoding LysR family transcriptional regulator yields the protein MNFLEHMRIFSRVAELSSFTQAADNLGLPKATVSTSVQQLENQLGARLLHRTTRKVLLTQDGQAFYERCVDALADMDELQTMFQQKDAALLKGRVRIDMSTVMAQDAVLPRLPELLQTYPLLEVEVSSTERRVDLVREGFDCVLRAGKVVEPGLIAKPLCDMRLVNCVSADYVARHGLPHTLADLAAHQLVHYAAVLGSKPTGFEYLQGDEDRALPMPGQVTVNNAGAYQSACLAGLGLIQAPYVGLRRWIASGELIMVLPAFEARPLPLSLVYASRRNQSARVRVVMDWLSRVVIAHCTVDAAHLGSQ from the coding sequence ATGAACTTTCTGGAACACATGCGCATCTTTTCGCGCGTGGCCGAGCTTTCCAGCTTTACGCAGGCGGCAGACAACCTCGGGCTGCCCAAGGCCACGGTCTCGACTTCGGTGCAGCAACTGGAAAACCAGCTGGGCGCACGGCTGCTCCACCGCACCACGCGCAAGGTGTTGCTGACGCAGGACGGGCAAGCCTTCTATGAGCGCTGCGTTGACGCTTTGGCCGACATGGATGAGTTGCAGACCATGTTCCAGCAAAAAGATGCCGCGCTGCTCAAAGGGCGCGTGCGCATCGACATGAGCACGGTGATGGCGCAGGACGCCGTGCTGCCGCGCCTGCCCGAGCTGTTGCAAACCTATCCCCTGCTGGAAGTGGAGGTCAGCAGCACCGAACGCCGCGTGGACCTGGTGCGTGAAGGCTTTGATTGCGTGCTGCGGGCCGGCAAGGTGGTGGAGCCCGGCCTGATTGCCAAGCCGCTGTGTGACATGCGGCTGGTCAACTGCGTGAGCGCGGACTATGTGGCGCGCCATGGGCTGCCTCATACGCTGGCCGATCTGGCCGCGCACCAGCTGGTGCATTACGCGGCGGTGCTGGGGAGCAAACCCACAGGATTTGAATACTTGCAGGGCGACGAGGACCGCGCGCTGCCAATGCCGGGTCAGGTCACGGTCAACAACGCTGGCGCCTACCAGTCGGCCTGTCTGGCGGGTTTGGGGCTCATCCAGGCGCCCTATGTGGGCCTGCGCCGCTGGATCGCTAGCGGGGAGCTCATCATGGTGCTGCCCGCGTTCGAGGCGCGGCCCCTGCCGCTGTCACTGGTGTATGCCAGCCGGCGCAACCAGTCGGCCCGGGTGCGCGTGGTCATGGACTGGCTGAGCCGTGTGGTCATCGCGCATTGCACCGTGGATGCCGCTCATTTGGGTTCGCAATGA